A genomic stretch from Procambarus clarkii isolate CNS0578487 chromosome 14, FALCON_Pclarkii_2.0, whole genome shotgun sequence includes:
- the LOC138364766 gene encoding DNA-directed RNA polymerase II subunit RPB1-like, whose protein sequence is MSATEGGIKYAEVYENGRPKLGGLMDPRQGCLDRNTRCTTCAGNMTDCPGHFGHLELARPVFHVGFLTKTMKILRCVCFYCSKLLFNAQYPKIREIVTKSKGQPRKRLQHVYNLCKGKMICEGDEIDVNKDPDDPTMAKKGSGHGGCGRYQPNIKRVGLELVAEWKHVNEDTQDRKQILTAERVYEIFKHITDEECYLLGMDPKYARPDWMIMTVLPVPPLPVRPAVVMHGSARNQDDLTHKLADIIKANNELVRNEQAGAAAHIIVENLKMLQFHVATLTDNDMPG, encoded by the exons atgtcgGCAACAGAAGGTGGAATAAAGTACGCTGAAGTTTATGAGAATGGAAGGCCCAAGCTTGGAGGGCTCATGGATCCACGACAGGGCTGTTTGGATAGGAACACCCGCTGCACTACATGTGCCGGCAACATGACGGACTGCCCTGGACATTTTGGTCACTTGGAGCTTGCCAGGCCTGTTTTTCATGTTGGTTTTTTAACAAAAACGATGAAGATTTTAAGATGTGTGTGCTTCTATTGCAGCAAACTTCTCTTCAATGCG CAATATCCCAAAATACGTGAGATTGTGACAAAGTCCAAAGGGCAGCCCCGAAAGCGACTTCAGCATGTGTACAATTTGTGTAAAGGAAAAATGATTTGTGAAGGTGATGAAATTGATGTTAACAAGGATCCAGATGATCCCACCATGGCAAAGAAAGGATCAGGCCATGGTGGTTGTGGTCGATATCAACCAAACATTAAACGAGTTGGTTTGGAACTTGTAGCAGAGTGGAAGCATGTAAATGAAGATACCCAAGACCGAAAGCAGATCCTCACTGCTGAGCGTGTATATGAGATATTCAAGCATATAACAG ATGAGGAATGCTACTTACTAGGAATGGATCCCAAATATGCCCGACCTGACTGGATGATCATGACAGTATTACCTGTGCCACCTTTGCCAGTACGGCCAGCTGTAGTCATGCATGGTTCAGCTCGTAATCAAGATGACTTGACTCACAAATTGGCCGATATTATAAAGGCCAACAATGAACTTGTGCGCAATGAACAAGCTGGAGCAGCTGCTCACATCATAGTGGAAAATTTGAAGATGCTTCAGTTTCATGTGGCTACTTTAACAGATAATGATATGCCTGGA